AGTTGATGAAATTGTCGACGATGAAGTCATCAAGAATAATTTCGAAGGTATAGCAGCGGCGGCGCGTGGCGTCATTTGGCAGCTGCTATTTACCGGAACGGATGGCGACGGCGGCGTCACCTCTGAGTCACAGCAGAAGGCTTCCGAACTGCTAGAGGAATACAAAGGCGATGCCACATTCTATGATCCATGGGAGTATAACAAATGGATTATCACGCTGCGGGACGAAGTGCTGAAGAAGGAACTCCTCGACTTTTGGCGAAACACAATCGTAAAGAAGCAGCTTGGACCGTGCTGGTCGCGCGACTGTGATCTGTTTGACAGTGACGATACGCCTCCAGTGGAGTTTTACGCCCACGCTGGATGCACGGCTCCGTTTGCGGCCAGCCTCAAGGTGCGAGCAGCCAACAATGAGCTGAGGGCATCAGAAGCCTCCGATGCAGAGTCGTCCAGGGAGGCACCCGAGGGGGAGGAGAGATCTGCAGAGCGCAGTGCCGACGATGAGGCAGCCTTCACGGGTGTATTCGATGCTGTTATAACCCGGGATCAGCCTCTCAGCGAATACCGCGACCTCATGACGCGCTTTGTGCTGACCGATGTCATTGTACCCGATGAAATTCAGCAGGCCAGTGTCAAGAAGATCGCCAAGGCCGCCCAGGATGTCATCTGGCAGATTCTGTTCGAGGGCCAGCCCTCGCAAGAGGATCAAGACAAGGCGGCCGATCTGCTGCAGGAGTATAAAACCGATTCCGGCTTCTATGGCCCCTGGGACTACAACGAGTGGATTGTTAAGCTGCGCGATGAGGTCCTGGCCAAAGAGCTGCTCGACTTTTGGCGGGAGAAGATCGTCAAGCTGGAGCTGGGTCCCTGCTGGTCCCGCGACTCGGATTTCTTTGAAAACGATGATGATGTACCCTTGGAGTTCTACAACAAGGCTGGCTGCAAGGCGCCCTTCAATCCACCAGCCGATACCTAGATGGACAGGAGCTCCTCCATTGAAGCCGCCACCACGTCGTTGCCTGCAGCTTTTCTTACATTTTGTCTTATGGTTTCGTTAGTCTGTGGCGCACAAATAATTTTGGCAACTCATTCTCTTGGTctgtaaattaaattaaacacATTTGAACATTTAAGAGATTTATTATGAGATGCGTTGCGCGTTGAAAATCTCATTTAAATGTGAAAATAAGTTTAAAGTCGTATGCAAAAAGTGTTTCGAAAATTCCTCGAATATAAAAAGTGTCCTTCATATTAATTTAAAAAAGAGTTTTTACATTGAAATTATAATGTTTTTGTATTTCATCTATTAATTAATGATGCAATTAAAAGatgttttatatttataaaagaaaatattttctttACTCGCTTTGAAACCAAATCGAAAGTCTCTTGGAGCGTGCAGGGGGATATGGAAAAACCCACAAGATAATTAAGTCAATTAATTTCCATTGTCATTGTAAGACTGTTTTATTTGCATCGAGGGTACTGATAAGGCAAGAGCCTCCCCTCCGATCTTTTATTTGTTGTCAATAGCAAAAGGTGCTCGCAGAGCTCTCAGGTTCTGTGAAGGTTATCAGGTTCTATGAGCTGTGATTCATGTGATGTGAAATGCCAGCTTTTGCTATCAGTAGGAGACTGGCTTTGGCCCAGGGGATCGCTGGATTTTCCTACTATATGAACAAGCATAGTATAGGAACATCTGTAATCGCAAGTCTGTGAAAGTGATTTAGATTTGCGAgaatacttatttatttgaaaTAATTGGTATTAATGACAGAAGACTTTTGTACTATTTGTTATAGTTTTTTATTTATCAAGTTCGGTTTTTTTTggatttatttaatttaacttTAAAATTCTTTTATTGCTTCAGTATAAAcccatttttattatttttgttctttattattttttgttattatttattgtattttgaattcaagcaaatatttttaaaatcaaattttctagattttgtttaaaattatatatataatttattttatatatattttttatagaACTTTCGTAAATCTACAAATTTGTATtattatattaaaaaaatcaCACATTTGTGTTATAacaattcattttttttacccaagttttttgtttaatttcaAAAATAACTTTCTTAATTTATTAGTAAAAAACTATATATAATTTTTAATtctatttatattttaaatattaGTAATAGATTTTGAattaattttttaatatttttaataataatttgaatatttaaaTATGATTTTTCTAAAGATCCAAAATTATAGACATTAAGGATCTTAATTAAAGTATTAAAGCTATAATCTTATTAAAGTAATATTGTTTTCTCGTTCTATTTTATAGACACTTCCATAATGCCCATTTCAGATTTTTGTGCTTTTATTTCAGCAATCATTTAAATCTTTGTgcaatatttttttaaaatccCCAAAGCGTTgaaatcttttttttttatggatAGAAATATAAGTAGATCCCTTCTGCttatttcggttttttttttgtattcgcTTAAGCAATTATTTTAAACTTTTTccaattttttttaaaatcCCTTAGGCTTTAAAATTTGTTGTTAAGTTTTGTTTTGAAATCCCTTTCTGAAATTTATATAAGTTTTAAGAACCCGAAACTCAATTGTTTGAATAGTTTTTCTTAATTTCCTTCAAGGCTTAAAATATATTGGATTTGGGATTTGGGGAAACATTTGATttacaaatttaatttattaaaaCTAAAATTACACAcgaaatacatatatatattctgcAACTAAACTTTAAAATGCCGAACACAAACAATAAACTAAATCAATTCGAAATTTTCACTTTCACTGACTAGAGAacatttcttttctttttttttggttggtgTGGGGTTTTTCTATGTATAAAACTCTCAGCTAGAAATCGAAATACGAATAAACATTAAATCTTAAAAGGAAAAACTTAACATTTGAACAAAAATCAACGAAACGAAACTATAAATTTGCGTCCTTTCAATCCTAGCGATTAATTTAGCTTTAGAATAATTTTTATGGAGAGGTGGATGAGGATGGGCGCCGCTTACTCGGCGTAAAGCAAGCGGGAACGAAATTTGCGCAGGGTACGGGATCCGGtactgccgccgccgccaatGCCACTGTCACCGCCGTCGCCATCGCCGCACTGCCACGACTTGGTCTTGGCCCGAAAGTGTCGGAATTCCTCGTTGTAGGCGGGCGCCAGCATGGGCACATAGCCGCGGGGTTCGCAGAGATTCGCATGGAGATTGAAGAACTCCTTGTAGCCGTTGTGCAGCAGATACAGCTCCGGATAGTCCAGGGCCGGATAGTTGTGCGTGTGCTGGCTGCGATCGTTGCTGCGCAGGAAGCGCAACAGCTGCGGTCCACGCTCCGACGAGAACTCACAGTGAAAGATGTAGATGTAGCGCTGTCCTGGCACAGGCTTCAATGCGGCAGCCGGAAAGGCCTCCTTGATGAGGGCCCGAGTGTACAGATTCTGGGCACCGCGTATGTGCCCGCcctcgtactcgtacggatAGCGACAGTCGATGATCTGGTAGCAGTCGTTCCCCATCTGCTCGCCGAAATCCCCATTGATCAGGCGCGCCAGGGTATCACACGAAATGGTCTTCAAGTCCCGATGACGGGTACCAGCGAtcaggcagggcagggcacaTGGTTTGCTCAGATCCCCAATCAATTCGGGCTCGTCGCCCAGGGCTGTGAGAATGTCGGCATCGTTCATGGACACGGACTTGCGCAGCAGCATGCGGGTGGCGGTGGGCGACGTCTTGTGGCTAAGCACAGACACGCTGCTACCATTGGAGTCCTCTTCCGCTGGGTCACTGGGCAGCATGCTCAGGCAGCGACGTGCCGAGCGGGCCTTTGGCTCGCTGCTGCTCTCCGAGATGTGGTCCGTCTTCAGCTGGCCAGTAATCAGTTGCTCCAGATCGTCGGGCAAACCCACAGGCAAATCATGGTCAACAGCATCTCTCTGGTCTAATTCGAACATGTGCAGGTACTCGTCGTCCAGGGAGTTGCCCGAATCGCAGCTAGAGGCTATGCTATTGATGCTATTGAAGGTTCGTAGGGTGTTGGTGGACTTGGGTGTGCCACCGGCGCACTCATTCAGACGGGCGCCGCGCATATTGTACGACAGCTCGGTGATGGGCGACAGTGCGGTGGCCGAATTGGCGGGAATGTGCCGCTTGAGCATGCGCTGCAGTGGCGTCTCCAGCAGCCCCTTGCGACGTTTCGCCATATTATTGGTCGCAATATTCTCCTGATTCTCCAAATCGAAGCTAAAACCATCATCTTGTTCCTCATCGTCGAGCATCAGCCGCTTGCAGGCCATAATTCACAGACAGCTGCTGTGAGAATTCTGCGATTAACCGATCAGCTGGCGATCTGCACTTTCACTTGATCAATACGCTGATTTTCCTAATTTTTCTTTGGATTATTTTAAATGCGTGAAGAGCGTGCTTTGGGTGCGATTCTTTTGCCTTCCTTTTAGTCTGTCTTTTCCTTTTCGCTTTTCGCGGCAAAACCTTTTGGCGCCTTTCACCGATTCCCCATCCCTTTCTAGTTCGAGTCACCGGCATAATATCAGGTTGGTAAACATTGCAGAATTATAGAGATGAGCTCTAGCCGATAAGCAGTGTGGTGAATTCACGCtatttaaatttgaatttaaaattATGGGGGATTTATACTTGAATTTTTCAACAATATTTTAGAATATGAAAATTGAGTGAATATACTTAGGTGAAAGATTTGCTAAGACTAAAAAATGTTCGTTTAAACTGTGCCAGTGACTACTATTATCTATCCAGCCGATAAAAGATCACtctgggttttttttttacaatttgATTGCATTTTATTCGTGATTTCAATAAGAAATATTTATTCAGGGATATTCAGGGAATATTTATTGCGGGTTTTTGAACCAATTTTTTAGACAGTTTGCAAGAAAAGACGTTTAGACAGGTAAATAGATGATTCAACGGGTTTCCCGCCAACTTTAAGTGAACAAATGAATCACTATACCACCATAAATAACATTCAAGGTACATTACCAGAGGCCCCAAGAGAGacgcagacacacacacgcacgttGGACACGCATTTTAACACACAGCACGGAGCAAAATACTCGCCTGACAGACTGTCAATTTAATCGGCCACTCTTTAGCCTCAACTGTCAGTTAAGTTAAAGCGCCGCTTTTATCGGTGTGTTGCCCCGATCTTTAGCCCGACTgtcattaccaaattcaactTAAGTGCTGTCAAAAGATAATTACCGTTTTGGTTTTGATTTTAGCTTagctttttttgtttattttgtttttcccTGGCCACAGACAACTAAATGACGCAGACATCgcaccagcagcagaaacagcagcagctctaAAAGGCTTAAACCAGTTTTTTGCGTCTGTCTGGCTTGCTGTGCTTCAATAATGCCACTAAATTCGTTGATTAATTGCATTATTTCGTTGTGCCTCTGCGAAACAACTAAATTCaatttgaaatttcaaatCACAGAAATTCACCACGCACCCGATCAGCTGTGAACGCTTTTTAGGATCAATTGGCAGCCCCCCCAAAAAACGGAATGCTGCAAGACAACAAAAAGTAGAACAAAAAAAGTGTGTGCGTGCGGTTCTgttgaaaaacttaaattAAAAGTGTGAAATAATGCGTAAATAGATGTATATTTTTTTCTCAGGCCTAGTCGGCCTCTGGAATCAAGAGTCTAGATGATACAGAATAGATCATTTCTAAGTTCTAACATATTTCCTGCCATTTTTAAATAATATCTTTGAAGCCAAACATCCCTACACCCTGGTAGGGTGTGATTTCCCTGATTTACCTAAAATCCGCCCAAATAGCAACGTTTATCAATAATTTTAGAAGTGAAAACCGAAAGCTAAGCTTTCTACAGACATAAAATCTCTAATAACAAATAATTAGTTGATAAATTTTCCTTGTGATTGATAAAAGGCCTCGATTTTT
The sequence above is a segment of the Drosophila miranda strain MSH22 chromosome 4, D.miranda_PacBio2.1, whole genome shotgun sequence genome. Coding sequences within it:
- the LOC108164037 gene encoding cdc25-like protein phosphatase twine: MACKRLMLDDEEQDDGFSFDLENQENIATNNMAKRRKGLLETPLQRMLKRHIPANSATALSPITELSYNMRGARLNECAGGTPKSTNTLRTFNSINSIASSCDSGNSLDDEYLHMFELDQRDAVDHDLPVGLPDDLEQLITGQLKTDHISESSSEPKARSARRCLSMLPSDPAEEDSNGSSVSVLSHKTSPTATRMLLRKSVSMNDADILTALGDEPELIGDLSKPCALPCLIAGTRHRDLKTISCDTLARLINGDFGEQMGNDCYQIIDCRYPYEYEGGHIRGAQNLYTRALIKEAFPAAALKPVPGQRYIYIFHCEFSSERGPQLLRFLRSNDRSQHTHNYPALDYPELYLLHNGYKEFFNLHANLCEPRGYVPMLAPAYNEEFRHFRAKTKSWQCGDGDGGDSGIGGGGSTGSRTLRKFRSRLLYAE
- the LOC108163779 gene encoding uncharacterized protein LOC108163779, with amino-acid sequence MSKRKAEDTNIEMASGQEKISPKNNFNIGLAEPLKDYQKLIETKVQVDEIVDDEVIKNNFEGIAAAARGVIWQLLFTGTDGDGGVTSESQQKASELLEEYKGDATFYDPWEYNKWIITLRDEVLKKELLDFWRNTIVKKQLGPCWSRDCDLFDSDDTPPVEFYAHAGCTAPFAASLKVRAANNELRASEASDAESSREAPEGEERSAERSADDEAAFTGVFDAVITRDQPLSEYRDLMTRFVLTDVIVPDEIQQASVKKIAKAAQDVIWQILFEGQPSQEDQDKAADLLQEYKTDSGFYGPWDYNEWIVKLRDEVLAKELLDFWREKIVKLELGPCWSRDSDFFENDDDVPLEFYNKAGCKAPFNPPADT